The nucleotide window CGGCGTGTCCAAAACCACGCTGGGAGAGTGGCGCAAGAATGGCATTGTGCCGTTTGTGCGGCTGGGCCGCCGCGTGTATTTCGAGCGGGCTAGAGTGCTGGAGGCCGGCCGGTCACACCTTCGCTACCAACGCAAGGGCTAGGAATGATGGATACTACTAACTCCGCCCGCGCCCTCCGGGGCCCGCACCCTATAGCCCCGGCCACCGTCCGCCCCGGTAACCACCCACCCCGCCCGCCTCAGCCACCCCGCCGCCGCAATCCGTTCCCGGCCCCGGTGCCCAACGGGCCATTCCAAGCTGCGCTCCTGTACCGATTGGAAACGTCTTCCTACATTGCCAACCTGAACGGTATGGATTGGGAGTATCGGCTGGTGGCCGAGTGTGTACCTACGGCCGCCAGCATTACGGTACACCCGCTCCTTTATCTGTGCCGGCCTCAAAGCCGCTACACCCGCCCTAGCCAATGCGAAGGGATATTGCAGAGTCCGACTATCGAGGGGGTAAAGGAGTTCCTCTCCGGCCTTCGTATGGTGGAACTATCGCCGGTGGCACGTGATTTCTTCGATATTGCCTTCGTACTGGATTACAAGGAAAATTACCGGCTCCGCAACATAGCGGCCCCGGCAGCCGTGGCCCTCATTCGCAAGCCCACTGCACACCAGGAGGGCTATATGCTGCTACTGGTGTTACCTCAGAATTATCAGCCCCGTTACCGCAGCGCCAACGAGCGCACCGCCGCCGCTGCCATGCGGGCCGCCGTGAGCTACGTTCCAGCTTGGCTGAAGTACCTCTCTGGCTCAGCTCCGGCCTAACGGCCCCGGGCCGCCGTGCCCTCCAATGCCTTTTCCGGGTCGCGTTCTACTGCCTCTAAAACGAGGGAGCGGG belongs to Hymenobacter sp. J193 and includes:
- a CDS encoding helix-turn-helix domain-containing protein, which gives rise to MQTPIILTDPDALRELIRSTLLELLPTTPPATNSVPQLMTMAETCREFGVSKTTLGEWRKNGIVPFVRLGRRVYFERARVLEAGRSHLRYQRKG